A region from the Mercenaria mercenaria strain notata chromosome 7, MADL_Memer_1, whole genome shotgun sequence genome encodes:
- the LOC123554865 gene encoding uncharacterized protein LOC123554865, giving the protein MDDSGWLSTRNKKKVPKPQHRIKKMRSSNLKPVKSTCIRITNSPPPKQLFTATKQSSLNDFFSTHEDPQMEVEVNFDHDSQAGKLEQNSQGNSNINLSDTNVVTKCSGMSEKNDENKLRSETLHGDCRNKDGSLEDEATITSDINLFAERDKETKGNHYFVDHVNIVSRSNKGNNISTRENNDENIIAAKINAGNLNKRRSVKRMHFSGESDVSLDNPEKRTRLDVTLPENDLKLSKDCAVTYNYLVNDKNKKSDRTIPHAVKDNTVQPQSVDADLGFDSEYGINTEGINVPVSCFSSQSLDLGSQLSLKSQELEFESVNTLNFDTQYDNLSLELNNESLSALRSLKGESLTFSSQTEDTDTICNLVDADTINVDLSLSTDCQSETFNRKYDASLDLSSQNDSVDIGAKTCDVTDSQELLHDDSQLSLTSSPSGSVFEYQSLDFS; this is encoded by the exons GTACCAAAACCGCAACACCGGATAAAGAAAATGAGGTCATCTAATCTAAAGCCAGTGAAATCGACGTGTATACGGATCACAAACTCACCACCCCCAAAACAGCTTTTTACTGCCACTAAACAATCTTCATTGAATGACTTCTTTTCAACACATGAAG aCCCTCAAATGGAAGTAGAAGTCAACTTTGATCATGACAGCCAGGCAGGAAAATTAGAACAGAACAGCCAAGGAAATAGCAACATAAATTTGTCTGACACAAATGTAGTTACTAAGTGCAGTGGAATGTCAGAAAAGAACGATGAAAACAAACTCAGAAGCGAAACACTACATGGTGATTGTCGTAATAAAGATGGGTCACTAGAAGATGAAGCAACTATAACGTCAGATATTAATTTGTTTGCTGAAAGAGATAAAGAGACTAAAGGCAACCATTATTTTGTAGATCACGTAAATATAGTAAGTAGGAGTAATAAAGGAAATAACATATCCACTCgtgaaaataatgatgaaaacataATAGCAGCAAAAATAAATGCAGGGAATTTGAATAAAAGAAGATCTGTTAAAAGGATGCATTTCTCAGGAGAATCAGATGTTAGTTTAGACAATCCAGAGAAAAGAACTAGACTTGATGTTACACTACCCGAAAATGATTTGAAACTGAGTAAAGATTGTGCTGTAACATATAATTATCTAGTAAATGATAAGAATAAGAAGTCCGACCGTACAATTCCACATGCTGTCAAAGATAATACTGTTCAACCACAATCTGTTGATGCGGACTTGGGATTTGATTCTGAATATGGCATAAATACTGAAGGTATAAATGTACCTGTGTCGTGCTTTAGCAGTCAAAGTTTAGATCTTGGCAGTCAGCTTTCTCTGAAAAGTCAAGAGTTAGAATTCGAATCTGTAAATACTTTAAACTTTGACACACAATACGACAATTTAAGCCTAGAATTGAATAATGAAAGTTTAAGCGCTCTAAGGAGTTTGAAGGGGGAAAGTTTAACATTTTCCAGCCAGACTGAAGATACCGATACCATTTGTAACCTTGTAGATGCTGACACTATAAATGTTGACTTATCGTTGTCAACGGACTGTCAAAGTGAAACGTTTAATAGAAAGTACGACGCAAGTCTTGATTTATCAAGTCAGAATGATTCCGTTGATATAGGTGCTAAAACATGTGACGTAACCGACTCGCAGGAATTACTGCATGATGATTCACAGCTTTCTCTGACATCGTCGCCGTCGGGATCAGTTTTTGAGTATCAGTCACTTGACTTTTCATGA